Genomic segment of Candidatus Latescibacterota bacterium:
TCGGAATCGATAGCCAGGATAATGACAGATCTCAACAGTCCCATATTCCTCAAGACCGAAGCGACGATGTTCACTACCCTGTTCCTTGCCTCTCTCGATACTCGAAACAAAGAAATTGTCTTCTCCAATGCCGGATTCGACCACCCCTTACTGAAATCGGGCGGAGCCGTTAAAACACTGGATTCAGAGGAATCCCACGTTCCCCTGGGAGTATTCGAGGATACGATATATCCCGAAAAGAAGATGCAGCTCAATCCTGGAGACGTACTGGTCCTGTACTCAGACGGAGTGCCCGATACCAAGAACAGCAGGGACGAGTTCTACGAGACGAAGACTCTGGAATTCTTCCTGAATGATCTGGATACGAGATTACTTTCGGCCTGCGAGATCAAGGACAGGATCGTCAATGATGTCCTGGCGTTCGCCGGCGGGACCCGACAGTACGATGACATGACCCTGATAGTCGTGAAATCGACATGATCCACTGATATGATCCCGTGATGAATTTTTCCCTTTAGATAACCTGCCTGCATTCTCAATCGACCGGGCCGAGGTATTTATCCAGCCAGTCGAGGGTCTCGCGGATCATCTCGTTCCTGTGTCCTGATATGCTGTGTGATGTCGGAAACAATACGAGCTTTTTATCCTCGACGCCTGTCGCCAGATTTTCGAAAAAGGGCAGCTGGGAACTCTCGTAGGGGAAGGTGTAATCGTACCGGCCGTTCATCATCAGGACCGGTATCCTGACCCGGGACAGAAAGTTGAATGGACTGAAAGCGGGGAGTATCTCAAAGGTCGGCAATCCCACAAGCCTGAGAACAGCGACACTGAAACGATCGTCCTGTCCGAGATAAACGGGAGCCAGCCAGCCTCCCCAGCTGCTGCCGAAGTAGGCGAGCTTTTCCATATCGATATCGTCACGTGTCTCAAGATAGTCGACCGACCGGGAAAGATCCTTTCTCCACATAATTATATGTTGGGAATGGTCTGAATTTGTACTCAGGGGATTGTAGAAACTGTAACCGTCCCTTCTTTCATAGGTCGACTGATATACAGGACAGAGTACAGCTCTGCCGCTCTTGATGACAAAGTCGACGAAGTCGAAGGTGTTAAGGTTTCTGCCGTTTTCACTCGAGTCCATATCCATCGCGTAGGAACCGGGAAAAAGGACGATTACCTGATATGGAGGGGATGCCCCTACTGGAAGGAAGAGATACGCGACCATCCTTTCCCCGCCATACGGCAGATCATAAGAGATCTTTTCGATCGCCCAGTCCTCTCCCGTATCGTCCCTGAATTCCACCTTCTCGTTCATGTCAGTTTTTTTGTATTGATAAATGCTGCAGAGAGCGTCAAGTATCTCCCCCGAGACAGGCTCCTCTTTTTCATAATCACGGGCTGGCCTGAAGGTGACCTCATCCCAGACCTCCCCTGGTGGCTCTTCATCACCGAGCTGCTTTATACATCGGAATCCATTGCATTCGGATCTGTCGAAAGGTGACCTTGTCTCCGGGAAGTTGAACTGATACTGCGGCGCGCTCCAGCAACCGCCCATGATGTATCGGTCCTCCGCGGTGGTATTGAAACACCATTCACTGACGTTGCCGGCAATATCCTCAAGCCCGAAATGCCCCGTACCGTGATGGCTTCCTGCCTGTGCTATGCCATCCCTGCCGAAATTGGATAGTGGTATGATCTGGGCGCTGGCCTTGACCGAAGCGACATAGACCCAGTGAAACAAAGTCGGAAGCGATTTGCCCGCGAATTCAGCAAAGGCGGCAGCCTCGAACCAGCTTACTCCGCTCACGGGATAGTCTGCCCTGCCATCCGGATAATCACTCATCTCCCATCCCGCTGGTCCGGGTCTGCCGGTCCTGTCACGGAACATCTCTATCGCCTCATCCCACGGAATCGAACGACCGTCCAAAACGAAGGGCTGCTTCCAGAATTCCCCGCGTTCGTATCCTCCCGCGTCCACGAACGCTTTGAACTGGTGGTTAGTGACTTCATGCCTGTCGGCCAGAAAGGAGGGGAGCACCGGTGTCGTCAGGCGACCAAACCCGGGCATCCAGTCACCACCCTTTCCGCCAGGTATCCTCACCATCCCTTCGGGAAGCGAGCCAGCCTTGTCCATCCGGAATTCGAAAGTATCCCTGTCGCTCGGAAGCCCGACTTCCAGGGGGATGAATCCCTCCTTCTCGATCTTCCATCGGAAAAATCCCTGTGGGAGAAAGGCCATGTCCATCGGAGTCACTCCCAGAGAATGCCACTCGGCATCCGGAACCGCATAATCTCTGATAGAGACTTCAGCTCCGGGAGGGAATGTCACTATCGCCGCACTGGTGGTCATCTCAGACCAGAGCGATTCCAGAACGGGGTCATCAGTGAGGATCTCGCGCGCGTCCAGAGCTGTTTCCCAGGCATCGTAGTAACGATCGTTTTCCACCAGGTCCATAATGGCTGGCAGGAGCTCATTTCTCGCCTTTTGGGCCTCGCGTGCTTTTCGAATACTATTGCCTGCCAGCAAAGCAAGCAGACATACCAAAAGAAGGACAGGGATGCCGACAATAGGTTTTTTCAGCAGCCAGAGGATCTTTCCGTCTCCTCCAGCCACCGAAGATCTATCAGATTCCGGAGAGATGATCCTGTCGAGTTCGAAAAGAAACTCGTCCATGGACTGATACCGCTTATCGGGATCCTTGCTCAGTGCCCGAAGGATCAAGGCGTCAATACCTTCCGGAAGTTCCGGTCTTATCCGGGAGGGGGCCTCATGATCCTCATGGATTATCGAATAGATCACCGCAGGCTCATATTCGCCCCGGAAGGGAGTCCTGCCAGTTAACATCTCGTACAGGACGACTCCCAGTGACCAGATGTCGGTCCTGTGATCGACCTTATGTCCCAGGGCCTGTTCGGGAGACATATAGGATGTCGTCCCGATGGTCGAGCCCTCCCTTGTCAGGTGGCTGACGCCCTTTAACTTGGCCAGGCCAAAATCCATTATCTTTACGAGTCCATCGGAAGTCACTACGATATTGGCAGGTTTTACGTCTCTGTGGACTATGTTCTTCCTGTGTGCCTCCCGGAGACCCTCTGCTACCTGGCGGATCAGATCGAGTACCCTGTCCGGCTCGGGAACACTACGGTTCAGCATCTCCCTCAGATTTTCGCCCTCGTAGCAGGCCATCACGATAAATGTCCTGCCGTCTTCAGATTCGTCTATCTCGTGGATGTTACAGATATTGGGATGGTCGAGAGCGGAAGCAGCTCTCGCCTCGTGAATAAATCGTTCCCTGGCCCCGGAATCACTCGTCATAGCTGGCGGAAGAAATTTCAGAGCCACCACGCGCATCAGCCGGGTATCCTCGGCCTTGTACACCACGCCCATACCGCCCTCACCGAGCTTCTCGAGGATCTTGTAATGAGATATAGTCTTGCCTATCAAAGGTGAGCCTCACCGGTTACGAGTGCCCCATACGCAACCCGGCTATTTTACAGCAAATGGCTGGAAATTTGCACGAATTATTATTGCCCCGGGTAATGGTCCGTTCGCCCGGGGCAATTCAACCGAGACCGTCCTACCTGAGCAGGATCATCTTTTTCGTCTCGGTGAATGACTTCGTGCTGAGCCTGTAGAAATAGACACCGCTGGCAGCCCTGCTGCCGTCGGTGGACAGTCCGTCCCAGTTCTCGTTGTAATGCCCTGCGGGAATGTCACCATCTATCACTTCTCTTACAAGCCTGCCCGCCGCGTCGTAGATCCTCAGCGACACATGTCCCGTCTCCATCAACCCGAACCTGATATTTGTCGTCGGGTTGAACGGGTTGGGGTAGTTCTGTGAGAGGTAGGTCGCCAGTGGCGCGGGAGAGGGGTCGTCACCGGTGATCTCCGCCGGAGCGAGAAGTACGTATCCGCTCTCGTTGCCGTGGATGTCGACA
This window contains:
- a CDS encoding protein kinase, which translates into the protein MIGKTISHYKILEKLGEGGMGVVYKAEDTRLMRVVALKFLPPAMTSDSGARERFIHEARAASALDHPNICNIHEIDESEDGRTFIVMACYEGENLREMLNRSVPEPDRVLDLIRQVAEGLREAHRKNIVHRDVKPANIVVTSDGLVKIMDFGLAKLKGVSHLTREGSTIGTTSYMSPEQALGHKVDHRTDIWSLGVVLYEMLTGRTPFRGEYEPAVIYSIIHEDHEAPSRIRPELPEGIDALILRALSKDPDKRYQSMDEFLFELDRIISPESDRSSVAGGDGKILWLLKKPIVGIPVLLLVCLLALLAGNSIRKAREAQKARNELLPAIMDLVENDRYYDAWETALDAREILTDDPVLESLWSEMTTSAAIVTFPPGAEVSIRDYAVPDAEWHSLGVTPMDMAFLPQGFFRWKIEKEGFIPLEVGLPSDRDTFEFRMDKAGSLPEGMVRIPGGKGGDWMPGFGRLTTPVLPSFLADRHEVTNHQFKAFVDAGGYERGEFWKQPFVLDGRSIPWDEAIEMFRDRTGRPGPAGWEMSDYPDGRADYPVSGVSWFEAAAFAEFAGKSLPTLFHWVYVASVKASAQIIPLSNFGRDGIAQAGSHHGTGHFGLEDIAGNVSEWCFNTTAEDRYIMGGCWSAPQYQFNFPETRSPFDRSECNGFRCIKQLGDEEPPGEVWDEVTFRPARDYEKEEPVSGEILDALCSIYQYKKTDMNEKVEFRDDTGEDWAIEKISYDLPYGGERMVAYLFLPVGASPPYQVIVLFPGSYAMDMDSSENGRNLNTFDFVDFVIKSGRAVLCPVYQSTYERRDGYSFYNPLSTNSDHSQHIIMWRKDLSRSVDYLETRDDIDMEKLAYFGSSWGGWLAPVYLGQDDRFSVAVLRLVGLPTFEILPAFSPFNFLSRVRIPVLMMNGRYDYTFPYESSQLPFFENLATGVEDKKLVLFPTSHSISGHRNEMIRETLDWLDKYLGPVD